A single genomic interval of Panthera uncia isolate 11264 chromosome A1 unlocalized genomic scaffold, Puncia_PCG_1.0 HiC_scaffold_17, whole genome shotgun sequence harbors:
- the LOC125935376 gene encoding zinc finger protein 354A, translated as MAIGQREARSQVSLTFEDVAVLFTRDEWRKLGPFQKNLYQDVMLENYSNLVSLGLLFSKPKVISLLQQGEDPWKVEKESPGGPSLGWKGSHKTTKSTQTQDSSFQELIMRRSKRNGPWDFKSEKPCIYEYRVEKRQEKKESVQTILVTHKKILAVEKSHKNAEFGQNFSPKSVLVKQQMVPREETPPKCEIQGNCFKQNPYLLNQPKINTAEKRYKCSICEKTFINTSSLRKHEKNHSGEKLFKCKECSKAFNQSSALIQHQITHTGEKPYVCKECGKAFTLSTSLYKHLRTHTVEKSYRCKECGKSFSKRSGLFIHQKIHARENPHKYNPGRKASGLPGCQRIHLRKKSYLCNECGNTFKSSSSLRYHQRIHTGEKPFKCSECGRAFSQSASLIQHERIHTGEKPYRCNECGKGFTSISRLNRHRIIHTGEKFYNCNECGKALSSHSTLIIHERIHTGEKPCKCKVCGKAFRQSSALIQHQRMHTGERPYKCNECGKTFRCNSSLSNHQRIHTGEKPYRCEECGISFGQSSALIQHRRIHTGEKPFKCNTCGKTFRQSSSRIAHQRIHTGEKPYECNTCGKLFNHRSSLTNHYKIHIEENP; from the exons ATGGCTATTGGACAGAGGGAAGCAAGGTCTCAA GTGTCACTGACGTTTGAGGATGTGGCTGTGCTCTTTACACGGGATGAGTGGAGAAAGCTGGGTCCTTTTCAGAAAAACTTGTACCAGgacgtgatgctggagaactaTAGTAACCTGGTCTCATTGG GACTCCTGTTTTCCAAACCAAAAGTGATCTCCCTGTTGCAGCAAGGAGAAGATCCCTGGAAGGTAGAGAAAGAAAGTCCTGGAGGCCCCTCTCTAG gGTGGAAGGGCAGTCACAAAACCACGAAGTCAACTCAAACACAAGATTCTTCCTTCCAAGAGCTGATAATGAGAAGATCCAAAAGGAATGGACCCTGGGACTTTAAATCAGAAAAACCCTGCATTTATGAATACAGAGTagagaaaaggcaagagaaaaaagaaagtgtccAGACAATTTTAGTCACCCACAAAAAAATCCTTGCTGTagaaaaaagccataaaaatgcTGAATTTGGCCAAAACTTCAGTCCAAAGTCAGTCCTTGTTAAGCAACAGATGGTCCCCAGAGAAGAAACACCACCAAAATGTGAAATACAAGGAAACTGCTTCAAACAGAATCCGTATTTACTTAATCAGCCAAAAATCAACACAGCAGAGAAACGCTATAAATGTAGTATATGTGAAAAAACCTTCATTAACACTTCATCCCTTCGCAAGCATGAGAAAAACCACAGTggagagaaattatttaaatgtaaagaatgtTCAAAAGCCTTTAACCAAAGTTCAGCTCTCATTCAACATCAAATaactcatactggagagaagccctatgtgtgtaaagaatgtgggaaagccttcactCTTAGTACATCTCTTTATAAACACCTAAGAACCCATACTGTGGAGAAATCCTATAGATGTAAAGAGTGTGGTAAATCCTTCAGCAAGAGATCTGGCCTTTTTATACATCAAAAAATCCACGCTCGAGAAAATCCCCATAAATATAATCCGGGTAGGAAGGCATCCGGCCTTCCTGGATGTCAGAGAATTCACCTCAGAAAGAAGTCCTATTTATGCAATGAATGTGGCAACACCTTCAAGTCTAGTTCATCCCTTCGTTATCATCAGAGgattcacacaggagagaaaccttttAAGTGTAGTGAATGCGGGAGAGCCTTCAGTCAGAGCGCATCTCTTATTCAGCATGAaagaattcacactggagaaaagccCTATCGATGCAACGAATGTGGAAAAGGTTTTACTTCGATTTCTCGACTGAACAGACACCGAAtaattcatactggtgagaagTTTTATAACTGTAATGAATGTGGTAAAGCCTTAAGTTCCCACTCAACGCTGATCATCCATGAaagaattcacactggagagaaaccgtGTAAATGTAAAgtgtgtgggaaagccttcaggcAGAGTTCAGCCCTCATTCAACATCAGAGAATGCACACTGGAGAAAGACCCTATAAATGCAACGAGTGTGGGAAAACGTTCAGGTGTAACTCATCCCTTAGTAACCACCAGAgaattcacacaggagagaaaccgtATCGATGTGAGGAATGTGGTATATCTTTTGGCCAAAGTTCAGCTCTTATTCAGCATCGCAGGATTCATACGGGAGAGAAGCCCTTTAAATGTAACACATGTGGGAAAACTTTCAGACAGAGCTCATCACGGATTGcccatcagagaattcatactggagagaaaccctatgaatgtaacaCATGTGGGAAACTCTTCAACCACAGGTCATCCCTTACTAATCATTACAAAATCCACATTGAAGAGAACCCCTAG